Genomic segment of Tursiops truncatus isolate mTurTru1 chromosome 5, mTurTru1.mat.Y, whole genome shotgun sequence:
AGGTGCCCGAAAAGGGCGCGGAGCCTGAGGCCCCCGAGAAACAGCAAGCGTACCTACGCCATCTGGCCATGCTGGAGGATCTGAAGAAGCAGGAGTCAGATGACCTGCGCTGGTACCACCGCGAGCTGGACCAGCTGAAGCGGCAGTGCGAAGAGAAGCTCTCCCGGGTGGAGGAGGAATGGCGACGCTTGCAGGCACTCAAGAAGCAGGTGGTGATGCAGGCCATGGGCAGCTGCTGGATGAGGGGTGGTCGCCAGGCCGCTCTGCGAGAGGTGGAGCGGATCCAGGCGTTGGAGGATAAGAAGGAGAAGGCGATAAGCGCTGTGAGGCTAGAGAACGTGCAGCTGAAGCAGAGTTTGGTGCACTTTGAAAACAAGCTGAGGGCCCAGGAGGACCAGACAGAGGGCCTGCTCCTGATAGATTTTGAACAGCTTAAGACTGAGAACCAGACCTTGCATGAGAAAGTCGAGGAGAGAAATGAGGAGCTTTTGAAACTGCGCAGCAAGGTGACCAACCATGTGCAAATCATAACCCATGTGAAGGAAAAGTTACACTTTGTGGACATAGAAAATGCGTGTAAAAAGTCAGAGCTTATGCAGACTGAGGCTCAGGTGGCCCTAAAGAGGGACATCCTGACCAAGACTAAGCAAGCCCGGGACAGCCTGCGGACTGACAACATCAAGCTGAATCAGAAGTGCGGGCTTCTGGGCAAGGAAGCACTCCTTCGGGACATGGAAGAGAAGGTGGATAGGACTGCAGAACTCAGCCAGCACTTGGAAGCCCTGAAGCACCATCACGCTGGGCTTATTCTGTCCTGCAGAGGCGTGAAGCAGAAGATAAGGGAAGCCAAAGCCTTTCTGCCTCCTTGACGGGAAAGAGTCGGCAGAGCGTCTTCGATCTCACCAAACTTCATCCTTCGTTAACGCTTATGCTCCATTTCTTGCCATTCTTAAGGCAGCCTATGATGTCTGGGATGGAACTGTGTTTTGTCTTCTTAATTTTTCAGCTTCCCAATTAGTGCTGCACACAAAATTGAGTTAGCACTCAGTTCATACAGGGTTAAGTAAAACAGGTACAGAGGAACGAACAGGGATGACTTACTCCTCATAAAAAGCTGTCAAAAGCCCTTTTCTATCTGAGCAATTCCATAATTTCAGTGTCCTGACACTGAGGAGAACTCCTTCCTCCATGTGTGACAGGGTTCGACAAAGGGGCAGGGTGCCAACAACATTCCTGTGCATTAAGCTGTGTGAAATGCCCCTTGAATGCATTGAACTGTGTGGTCCTGAGTCTCCCGGCTCGGTTCGAACCTCACTAATTCCCTTAGTCTAAAATTGTTTTGCATGTAAGTAGCACTAGCTTCTGGGGTAATAAAAAAATACCCAGGAACAGGAGGAATGAGAACCAGGGAAAGGAGCTGACGTTCCTTCGTCTCTCCTTTTCCAATGAAAGGAGGCTCAGTCTGTCTGCTTAACTGTGAATGTTTGTTTCTGGCTCAACGAGTCTTCAATTCTAATGAAACGTTTTCTTGGATCCACGAAAGAAATGCATTGATCTGtaccaaaaaatgaaattttgtcttCCAGTGAAGACAGAGTGGTGACTGTATTGTGTATTTTGCCAGGTGCAAAATATATAGACTGGTGACTGCCGACTGTCTGTAAGCCTTTTGTTTTCAGCGAGATATTTTCAGATCTTGGACCCTCACTGTGCACATGATTTCACTCTgtatcaaatattaaaatgtctcTCACTCCTTGAGTTCATGTAAGAAACACCTGATAGGTCTATCTCCTTAACCTGGAATCAGTGATGAATATTTTCCGGTTTCTTTGACACTTTGGGGAGCTAGGggcttggttttatttcttcttaaccTTAGCTTGGATTTTGAGATGTGCGGATTTGGGATTAACAGTATTCTCCCACCGCTAAACTTAAGAATAAGAAAGCTCGTAAGGAGGGTGACCTCTTTTTTGGTGCTAAACACCTTTAGAAACCCTTCTCTAGGCAGATGACTCAGTTGGTCGTGAGAAAATCACAATAACTTTCATCTTTTGATGAcatgattttgttttctgaagTGTGTTCCCTTTAAAGCCAATAAAGGTTGATTAAAATTCCTTCAGCACACTTACACACTTTTTTACAACACTGTACTTATCAGAGCACACAAATGTAACAAGGAGGGGAGTAAAAAGCTTTGCCTTCCTACTTCCCTTCTCCTCAACCTCTACTACCTctaatttctgtcttctctccaccCTATTCATCAAGACCAAAGTGAAGTAGTGAATCACTGACAAATAGAACTTGGTTTTCCCGGTGTCTCAAACTGAAAGCGACACAGGCGCACTAGGTTCTGTTGTGGCTGAGGAGGCTTGAAAGTCAAACTGGCAACAGGCTCGGTGCCTTCACCAAGCGAGCAGCTTTCATTATCAGTATCCAGCCCCTTGGTTCACTAGAGAGAACAGGTATTTTCAGCTGACTCTGAACCACTGGCAGTTACCCAGGTGGATCCAAACCTTTCCTCATAAGCCTTCAACCCAGTGACTAGCAGGTCTCTGCGAGCACAAAGACACAAAACAGACTGATGAGGCTGGCCTTGCTTTAAGCAGCAAAGCTGCCGATGGTCTCTCAAATTACATGACCTGTGCTGGAGATGTTCCAACTGACTAGATAAATAATCTGTTGATTATAGAAGCCAGGACCCTAAAGCATCCTCTCCCCCGTCTTACAGCCCTCTGCACCCCACAGCAGCCTGCGTTTAGCCCCATGCCAGCCTTTGACCCACCGCTTTGTGAATGTCTGCTTCGTCCTCTGTGCCCCCGAGACAAAGGCCCCGGAAGACAAGGACTGTTGGCTTACCATCCTCCTTAATGGCCAAGCACAGTGCCAAGCACACAAtcaatgttgaataaatgtgttGGACTAATGCATGATGTCAGtctcattttctgaaaataagggttacttgaatgCCTGTTATATATCAGGCACCAAGTTCTATGTCAGATTCAGAAACAATTACAGGCAGAAAAGAGGATTTCTCACGAAGTAGAACCACTGAGGAAAATGACAGGGGAGCAGGCTTGCAACCACGGAAGAAGGACATGCACAGAGTTGTCCATTCCAGCAGAGACCCTGCCTTCCACGAGGGGAAAGTTATAGAGAGTAGTGCCTGAGTTTGGACTAGAAATCCCTAAAACTAAGATTATTTTTATGAACACTAAAAggctaaagtttttttttcatctctgtgtCAAAAAGTACagggcttggggcttccctggtggcgcagtggttaagaatctgcctgccaatgcaggggacatgggttcgagccctggtccgggaagatcccacatgccaaggagcaactaagcccatgcgcctgcgctctagagcccgcaagcacctcaacgaagaatagcccccgctctccgcaactagagaaagcctacacgcgcagcaatgaagacccaacacagccaaaaataaataaaataaaataaagtacaggGCCTGAAAAATGCAGGCACGAGAAAATTTGAATGAGGTGTTACATGAAACTAGCCttctgggttttttgtgttttcaacACTTTATTCTAATTTTGAAATACAAATGTACAACCACTTCTGGTCTTCAGGTagacagccaaggccttcccttAAGGGCAGAGTCTTTGATTCTCGAATGACTGCACCCATTCTGAATTGTCTATGGATTTCAGAAACTTAAATTTCTTGTAAAATAATCTCAGCACAGActccattattattttctttcaaaatcctGGCCATACCACTTCCTAAATCAGGCAAGTTGCTCAGCCTCTTTGTACCTTGGTTTTCTCAGTACCCATTTCAGAGTTACTGTGAGGACCAaacagatattttatataaaggcTTAAcgtagtgcctgacacacagtaaacaCCCAACAGATGTTAACTATTTTCCAGTTGTGTCACCCACACCCAATTCAATAGCATTTTAAAGAGATCTGCCTTTATTGAGACTTTTCAAAGCTTTTAGTGTTCTTAGAAACAACAATTTCTTTTTGCACCATCGGTTCACGTAACATTAAATTATGTAAATACAGTAACTACTACCATTGGCATAAACAAACTTTGGAACAAGAATCACAGTGACTTACACTCAACTCGTAGATGTGGACATGCCAGAGAGCAGCCTACTGGGCCAGGAACGTTCAGGGTAAACTAGCCTTTTTGAAAACATTGGTCTGAGTCGGACGTGTCCACTGTTacagagggttttttgtttgttttgggcaGCAGTTGGCAGGAGTGAAGCAGGCACTATCTGGATAGAGCTCCAGGCATCTGAAAAAGAAACGCTTTTTTATTGGtaaatgaaaatcattttttgGTGACATCACATTGGAAATTTTGTACTACATAAGTGGAAATACATGTTCATCTGCAGCTATAATTTAGATTTTTGCCACTCAACAGGGATGCCTGTCTATAAAAAGAGTTAATGCACCCCAATTTGGTACTGTTTATGTTTTAAACTTTCAGGTAAGTCTTAAGTCAGAGTGATGAAGCATGCAAATGCTATGAGTGAAAAGGACTCCAGGAGCGTACCTCCGCCGCTTCCCATCTGAGGACTTCCTTAGCTCCAAGTTCCCTCCGCTGGCCGCGCCCTTCCTCTGGTCCACCTGGTGACCAACAGCTCACCCCAAGGCCCCACTGGGTGGCccgcacctccccaccccactggcaGCACCTTGttccctctcctgccttctcGGCAGGCTGCACACTGCGGGGGCGTGGTTTTTGAACTGTCAGCCCCCAGTTTCTCTCGGGAAAACGGTCCCCAACTTCCGCTCCCACCCACGGCTCACGCGTTGCAAGGGGGTCCTCCCCCAGGGGCCGGCCGTCGGGCACGGCTCTACCTCCTCCGAGCTGAGGTCAGAGGTCCCAGAGGAAAGCTTCCGAAGGCCCCAGAGCAACGTGTTCTCTGGGGAGGGGTGTTTCTGAGCAAGGGCTGGGGAGCCACAAGGCCAGAgtctgaaccccagctctgccaccaactGGCTGCAGGGGCCCAAGCAGATCACTTCTGAGCCACACCTCAGAAATGGGGCAGTGACAGAGCCGCCGTGGACAGGAATCAGGTCAGCCACGGAGCACTCAGCCCAGAGCCCGGCACGGGTGGAGCAGTGAGCGAGCCCCCGGCAGTCAACCCTCGAGCACCCTCAGCCTGCGGAGGACGGACACCACAGGGCAGTGGCCCAGAGCGGTGAGGCAGGTCACTTGCGGAGAGAGGGCACCGTTTCTGAGCACCGTGTGAGGGCCCAAACACCCCACGAGCCGCGCGCCTCCGAGCACTGGAAGGAAGGGCGCACCGAAACGTGGGCATCGCTCTGCCCAGCTCTGCGGGACCTGGCGGCCTGCTCCTAGCCCACCGCCGCCACGGGCGGTGCTGCTGGTCTCCACCCCAGACGGGAAGGGGCCACGGCCGCCCGCTGACCTTACGAGGCTCCCAGCAGGGTCGAGGTAGTGTCAAGAGCCCGGCGGCTGGCCCAGAAAGCCCGATGACCTGCTCGCACGGGCGGCAGGCTCAGGGATGTGAGCAGGTGAGTGTGGCAGACACGTGGAGACGAGGGGCTAAAGCCACGGGCGCTCAGGCTCGAGGGGCAGCAAGGCTGGGGCTCCCCTCCGCCTAGAAGGGGTGCAGCGCTAACTTTCCAGCCCTTGACTAAATTACCATAACTGTACCATCTTCCTTATTTAACTGAGACTAGtaagtggattttaaaatattcaaacagcATGATACTCAAGATCTTGCCATGCTTCAGGGTGAGAACTCCAACTTTAAACCAAACTGCCATGAACGTAAGTAACAATTTTACAtgacttttatttaataaaaccaCATATTTACAATTGAAAAAGTCCTAGTTTGATACACtttactaaataaaattaaaggttaACTGTACAAGCAATTAAAACATGATCT
This window contains:
- the CFAP184 gene encoding cilia- and flagella-associated protein 184 codes for the protein MDDRSDHNGDPEKEAGAVESLASRLSGIKTSSGPQSAAEPAEPEAEAVEASEEGAEPAESQEQPAATEVAGEKGPGEPEWPAEAEAEAEPRDLAEAGPEEPAKPEPEGGPEEPEEEWKEEDEAEVAAEPRRKEIPSQVCLQQATAGKEEAAPDREAEREGQLAEEGEESEESQKKLVQGGLGKTEDELGDLDEGPELESCDWTEEVQKQQEQQLRAELLAQFRSLTAERERQQRYSIYLQQRILEALRKKGLDAAEVPEKGAEPEAPEKQQAYLRHLAMLEDLKKQESDDLRWYHRELDQLKRQCEEKLSRVEEEWRRLQALKKQVVMQAMGSCWMRGGRQAALREVERIQALEDKKEKAISAVRLENVQLKQSLVHFENKLRAQEDQTEGLLLIDFEQLKTENQTLHEKVEERNEELLKLRSKVTNHVQIITHVKEKLHFVDIENACKKSELMQTEAQVALKRDILTKTKQARDSLRTDNIKLNQKCGLLGKEALLRDMEEKVDRTAELSQHLEALKHHHAGLILSCRGVKQKIREAKAFLPP